Sequence from the Deltaproteobacteria bacterium genome:
CGGCGGAAATCGCGGTTGCCATCGCCGCCGAGATGGTGCGCGTGCGGCGGCAAGGGCCGCTCGAAACCCTTCCGCTGGCGGCGAAATCGCGCGCAAGTGGAGTATTGAAGTTTAACGGATGACTAGGATTGTCATTCTGAACGGAGCGGAGCGGAGTGAAGAATCTCTATAGTGGCGCTCCTGTAATAGGAGGAAAGATATCCTGGGCTGCCGAAGGAACAGAACAGAGTGCGTAGACATTACTACGTCTACATTATGAGCAGCAAATCGCGCACGCTTTACACGGGTGTTACGAATAATCTTGAACGGCGGGTCTATGAGCATAAACAAAAGCTCACTCCTGGCTTCACCAGCAAGTATAATATCGTTAATCTCATCTACTTTGAAATGACTCAAAATGTTTATTCTGCTATTGCCGGGGAGAAAGAAATTAAAGGGTGGGTGCGAAATAAGAAAATCGCCCTGATTGAGTCGGCGAATCCAGAATGGCAGGATCTGAGCGATGAGTGGTATGGAAAAAGAGATTCTTCGCTTCGCTCAGAATGACAACAAGCGAGAGGTTAAATCTCAACTTGCCATGATCTCCGGCATCATCCTCGCGGCTGGCGAATCGCGCCGCATGGGTTCTCCCAAGGCGCTGCTCCGTTATCAGGGAAAAACCTTCATTGAGCGTATTTGCCACAATTTCCTGGCGGCTGGGATCGACGAGCTGGTGGTCGTGCTTGGCGCGCGGGCGGACGAACTGCGGCGGGCGATTCCCGCTCATCCCCGGCTGCGCACGATCCTGAATCCCCGCTATTTCCAGGGGCAGCTTTCTTCGCTCATGGCTGGCATTGGCGCTTTGTCCGCCGAGAGCGAAGCGGCCATTGTCAATCTCGTCGATCATCCGATGATAGAGGCGAGCACGGTCAGCGCGTTGCTGGCCTCGTTTCGTGCTGACCCCTTACCGATTCTCATCGCCGCCTACAACGGCAAGCGCGGACATCCGGTGCTGTTCTCTCGCCAAGTGTACGGAGAGATTCTCGCCGCGCCGCTCGACCAAGGGGCGAAAGTAGTCGTCAGAAAAGATCCCTCTCGTGTGAGAGAGCTGGAACTCGACGATCCCGGTATTCTCGCCGATATCGACACGCCGGAGGATTACCGGCGGTACGTCGGCGGCACGAAGTGAGCTTGCCAGCCCCGTGTGTCAACAGCTTGCAATTCCCAAGACCTCGTGCAACAACAGCCCCATGGGCGCGATCACCTTCGACACGCTGAAATTCACCAAGCGGCTCAAAGAGGCGGGATTTACCGAGCCGCAAGCTGAGGCCATCGCCGATTCTTTTCTCCAAGCCACCGGAGAAGCCGAAGTCGCCACCAAGCGCGGCATCGAACGTCTCGAAGCAAAACTCGTTGGGGAGCTGATCCTAGTGAAAGGGGAACTGACCCTAGTGAAATGGATGCTGGGCGTACTCCTCGGCGGTGTCATGACCCTGGTGCTCA
This genomic interval carries:
- a CDS encoding nucleotidyltransferase family protein produces the protein MSGMEKEILRFAQNDNKREVKSQLAMISGIILAAGESRRMGSPKALLRYQGKTFIERICHNFLAAGIDELVVVLGARADELRRAIPAHPRLRTILNPRYFQGQLSSLMAGIGALSAESEAAIVNLVDHPMIEASTVSALLASFRADPLPILIAAYNGKRGHPVLFSRQVYGEILAAPLDQGAKVVVRKDPSRVRELELDDPGILADIDTPEDYRRYVGGTK
- a CDS encoding GIY-YIG nuclease family protein, with protein sequence MSSKSRTLYTGVTNNLERRVYEHKQKLTPGFTSKYNIVNLIYFEMTQNVYSAIAGEKEIKGWVRNKKIALIESANPEWQDLSDEWYGKRDSSLRSE
- a CDS encoding DUF1640 domain-containing protein; its protein translation is MGAITFDTLKFTKRLKEAGFTEPQAEAIADSFLQATGEAEVATKRGIERLEAKLVGELILVKGELTLVKWMLGVLLGGVMTLVLKTFFPS